The following coding sequences lie in one Desulfatiglans anilini DSM 4660 genomic window:
- the dprA gene encoding DNA-processing protein DprA, translated as MQTWSDERCYWLGLYLIPGLGNRTFKRLIDTFGDPRGVFNADPENLLRVVGIRQEAVRSIARREPAVDPVQELEAAERCGVRILTYGDRDYPHELREIHAPPMVLYVRGRVPPQNGTPVAVVGSRNASHYGLNVAERLGRGLGRGGVAVVSGMARGIDTAAHWGCLDAGGYTVAVLGTGVDQVYPRSNGRLMARILETGTVLSEFPMGTLPEPRNFPIRNRLISGLSRGVVVVEATRKSGSLITAAQALEQGREVFAVPGSVDSIKSAGTHFLLKQGARLVEGTEDILEELAIRPRVETGVGKPAASPEAPDGVEGVVFRALDVYPLHIDEVVRKTRLPAGDVLGALMTLELKGLVKALPGRSYVRSA; from the coding sequence ATGCAAACCTGGTCTGACGAACGGTGTTACTGGCTGGGGCTTTATTTGATACCCGGGCTGGGGAACAGGACCTTCAAACGCCTGATCGATACGTTCGGGGACCCGCGCGGGGTCTTCAATGCCGATCCGGAGAATCTCCTCCGGGTGGTGGGGATCAGGCAGGAGGCGGTCCGGTCGATCGCGCGCCGCGAGCCCGCGGTGGATCCGGTCCAAGAGCTGGAGGCCGCGGAGCGGTGCGGGGTCCGCATCCTGACCTACGGGGACCGGGATTATCCGCACGAACTGCGGGAGATCCACGCACCGCCCATGGTGCTCTATGTCAGGGGGCGTGTGCCGCCTCAGAATGGGACGCCGGTGGCCGTGGTCGGCTCGCGCAACGCCAGCCACTACGGGTTGAATGTGGCCGAACGGCTCGGCCGGGGCCTTGGCCGGGGCGGCGTGGCGGTGGTCAGCGGCATGGCCCGCGGGATCGACACCGCAGCGCACTGGGGCTGCCTCGATGCGGGGGGTTACACCGTCGCGGTCTTGGGCACCGGGGTCGATCAGGTCTACCCCCGGTCGAACGGCCGGCTCATGGCGCGGATCCTCGAGACCGGAACGGTCCTGAGCGAGTTCCCCATGGGAACGCTGCCGGAGCCCCGCAACTTCCCGATCCGCAATCGCCTGATCAGCGGTTTGAGCCGGGGGGTGGTCGTGGTGGAGGCCACACGCAAAAGCGGATCCCTCATCACCGCCGCCCAGGCCCTCGAACAGGGGCGGGAGGTCTTTGCCGTGCCCGGGAGCGTCGATTCCATCAAGAGTGCGGGCACGCACTTTCTGCTGAAGCAGGGGGCGAGGCTCGTCGAGGGTACGGAAGACATCCTCGAGGAGTTGGCGATTCGGCCGCGCGTGGAGACGGGCGTCGGGAAACCGGCTGCTTCGCCCGAGGCCCCGGATGGGGTGGAGGGAGTGGTCTTTCGAGCGCTGGATGTCTACCCGCTGCATATCGACGAGGTCGTCCGCAAGACCCGCCTGCCTGCGGGGGATGTCCTCGGGGCGTTGATGACCCTGGAACTGAAGGGCCTCGTAAAGGCCCTGCCCGGCAGATCGTATGTGCGGTCCGCTTGA
- a CDS encoding EI24 domain-containing protein: MKSFLQGFTYHAKGLSLAFRRPRLLFWGILRLAVVLLLTVAASALVLVYHQEILNAVWTRPESRWILWLWVLLSWLLSLFLMGVAAVLSYLVAQIVFAVLVMDYMSRITEKIVTGHVEEPSGGLLKVLLYLIGQEIPRAVLPVAGSLILMVFGWLLPFGPLWVLLSSAAAVCFLAWDNTDLVPARRLLPFGERFGLFKKNLLFHLGFGLPFLVPAVNIFLLSFAPVGATLYALDRMGKAPGTGDGAA; this comes from the coding sequence ATGAAATCGTTTCTACAGGGTTTCACCTACCATGCAAAGGGGCTGAGCCTGGCCTTCAGGCGGCCGCGGCTCCTGTTCTGGGGCATTCTGCGGCTGGCGGTGGTGCTGCTCCTGACCGTGGCGGCCTCGGCGCTGGTCCTCGTCTATCATCAGGAGATCCTCAACGCGGTGTGGACGCGGCCCGAAAGCCGCTGGATCCTCTGGCTCTGGGTGCTGCTCTCGTGGCTCCTGTCCCTGTTCCTGATGGGGGTGGCCGCCGTGCTTTCCTATCTGGTGGCCCAGATCGTCTTTGCCGTGCTCGTCATGGACTACATGTCCCGCATCACCGAAAAGATCGTAACCGGCCATGTAGAGGAGCCGAGCGGGGGCCTTCTGAAGGTTCTCCTCTATCTGATCGGGCAGGAGATCCCGCGGGCCGTGCTGCCGGTAGCGGGGTCGCTGATCCTGATGGTCTTCGGCTGGCTGCTGCCCTTCGGACCCTTGTGGGTGCTCCTTTCATCGGCCGCGGCGGTGTGCTTTCTGGCCTGGGACAACACGGATCTCGTCCCGGCGCGCCGGCTGCTGCCCTTCGGCGAGCGTTTCGGGCTCTTCAAGAAAAACCTGCTCTTTCACCTGGGTTTCGGGCTCCCTTTCCTGGTGCCCGCCGTGAACATCTTTCTCCTCTCCTTCGCCCCGGTGGGCGCCACCCTCTATGCCCTGGATCGGATGGGGAAGGCGCCGGGCACGGGGGATGGGGCGGCTTGA
- the gnd gene encoding phosphogluconate dehydrogenase (NAD(+)-dependent, decarboxylating): protein MQIGMIGLGRMGMNMARRLIRGGHEVVAYNRTREKTERLAAEGAGAAFSLEELVKKLAAPRAVWLMLPAGATVDEHLTRLAGILSRGDMVIDGGNTYYKDDVRRAELLAPKGIHYVDVGVSGGVWGLEAGYCLMVGGGKRVYDILEPVFRSLAPAEGVLHCGATGAGHFLKMVHNGIEYGMMQAYAEGFGILDASAYSDDLDYAKVAHLWNQGSVIRSWLLELAEGMFSRSARLADIGAFVEDSGEGRWTALQAVESGVPAPVLTLSLMSRFRSRVDDNFSDKVVAALRREFGGHAVRKTTESI, encoded by the coding sequence ATGCAGATAGGGATGATCGGATTGGGGCGGATGGGGATGAACATGGCCCGGAGGCTCATCCGGGGCGGGCACGAGGTGGTGGCCTACAACCGGACCCGGGAGAAGACGGAGCGGTTGGCGGCCGAGGGAGCCGGGGCGGCGTTCAGTCTGGAAGAGCTTGTGAAGAAGCTCGCAGCGCCGCGTGCGGTCTGGCTCATGCTGCCTGCCGGCGCCACGGTGGACGAGCACCTGACGCGGCTGGCCGGGATCCTATCCCGCGGGGACATGGTCATCGACGGCGGGAATACCTATTATAAAGACGACGTGCGCCGCGCCGAACTCCTGGCCCCGAAGGGGATCCACTACGTGGACGTCGGGGTGAGCGGCGGGGTGTGGGGCCTCGAAGCCGGATACTGCCTGATGGTAGGGGGCGGGAAGCGCGTTTATGACATCCTGGAACCGGTTTTCCGGTCGCTCGCGCCGGCGGAGGGCGTCCTGCACTGCGGCGCGACGGGCGCGGGGCATTTTTTGAAGATGGTCCACAACGGGATCGAATACGGGATGATGCAGGCCTATGCCGAGGGGTTCGGGATCCTGGACGCCTCCGCCTACTCCGATGACCTGGATTACGCGAAGGTGGCGCACCTGTGGAACCAGGGGAGCGTCATCCGCTCCTGGCTTCTCGAACTCGCCGAGGGGATGTTTTCGAGGAGCGCGCGTCTGGCCGACATCGGCGCCTTCGTCGAGGATTCGGGGGAGGGCCGGTGGACGGCGCTTCAGGCCGTCGAGAGCGGGGTGCCGGCCCCCGTGCTGACCTTGTCGCTGATGAGCCGCTTCCGCAGCCGCGTGGACGACAATTTTTCGGACAAGGTGGTGGCGGCGCTCCGGCGCGAGTTCGGGGGGCACGCCGTCCGGAAGACGACGGAGTCGATCTGA
- a CDS encoding HlyD family secretion protein, with protein MKKRLILIVFVILLLGVGLLVYLGQRREKTAERYYSGTIESIESNIAFQVSGRVQEVLVDEGQAIRKDQVLARLDPTTYEARVQKAAADLEQTVHAAAEAEVQLAAVEIAAPAAVARAEAAVRSLEANLEELTAGYRKQEVHRAEQALLAAQATLEEARRDKERYEKLFERKVVSAAEMEAYALRHETALREYERAKAASDLSREGFRKESIKAAAARLSEGRAALEEARGNLKKVDAARAALDVARARVQAAEAALRLARTESGYTVLEAPFDAIVTSRNVEPGEVITPTREVLSIADLHLVKLKIFVGETEIGRVKPGQNAVVKTDTFPAKEYRGTVSYISPEAEFTPKIIQTHKERVKLVYLVKISLPNPDLELKPGMPADAWLE; from the coding sequence TTGAAAAAACGCCTCATATTGATTGTTTTCGTCATCCTGCTCCTCGGGGTAGGCCTGCTGGTCTATCTCGGACAGCGGCGCGAGAAGACGGCGGAGCGGTATTACTCCGGGACCATCGAGAGCATCGAATCCAACATCGCCTTCCAGGTCAGCGGCCGGGTCCAGGAAGTGCTGGTGGACGAAGGCCAGGCCATCCGGAAGGATCAGGTCCTCGCCCGTCTCGACCCCACGACCTACGAGGCCCGGGTCCAGAAGGCCGCCGCCGACCTCGAGCAGACCGTCCACGCCGCCGCCGAGGCCGAGGTCCAGCTGGCGGCGGTCGAGATTGCCGCGCCGGCGGCGGTGGCCCGAGCCGAAGCGGCCGTCCGGTCGCTCGAGGCCAACCTCGAGGAGCTGACGGCCGGATACCGCAAGCAGGAGGTCCATCGGGCCGAGCAGGCTCTTCTCGCCGCACAGGCGACCCTGGAAGAGGCGCGCAGGGACAAGGAACGCTACGAAAAGCTCTTCGAGCGGAAGGTCGTCTCGGCCGCCGAGATGGAGGCCTACGCCCTGCGGCATGAGACCGCTCTGCGCGAATACGAAAGGGCCAAGGCGGCCTCCGACCTCTCGCGCGAAGGGTTCCGCAAGGAGTCGATCAAGGCGGCCGCGGCCCGGCTTTCCGAGGGCCGCGCGGCCCTCGAGGAGGCGCGGGGCAACCTGAAAAAGGTCGATGCCGCCCGCGCGGCCCTCGACGTCGCACGGGCCCGCGTCCAGGCGGCGGAGGCGGCGCTCCGCCTCGCCCGAACCGAAAGCGGCTACACGGTCCTCGAGGCCCCGTTCGACGCCATCGTCACCAGCCGCAACGTCGAACCGGGCGAGGTGATCACACCGACCCGGGAGGTCCTCTCGATCGCCGACCTCCATCTGGTCAAGCTCAAGATCTTCGTCGGCGAGACGGAGATCGGCCGCGTCAAGCCCGGACAGAACGCCGTCGTCAAAACGGACACCTTCCCGGCAAAGGAGTATCGGGGGACGGTGAGCTACATCTCGCCCGAGGCGGAGTTCACCCCCAAGATCATTCAGACCCACAAGGAACGAGTCAAACTCGTCTACCTCGTCAAGATCTCCCTCCCGAACCCGGACCTCGAACTGAAACCAGGAATGCCGGCCGATGCCTGGCTCGAATGA
- a CDS encoding ABC transporter ATP-binding protein, which translates to MPGSNEHPAGEDKPARPAPMIEVQGVSKRYGAEEAVSAADFTIERGIVFGLVGSDGAGKTTLLRMMATMLKPDTGRIVIGGFDAVRERNRVKRLIGYMPQRFGLYQDLTVEENLDFFMDIYGIPGRLRASKRESLLGFSNLLSFVERQARHLSGGMKQKLGLACVLVHEPEVLILDEPTNGVDPVSRMEFWEILTERRAQGMTVVVSTAYLDEARKCDRILLMHRSRILAEAAPDTLYEGFADLESAIIHRIRDIDEGPEHGQFEH; encoded by the coding sequence ATGCCTGGCTCGAATGAACACCCCGCGGGTGAGGACAAGCCCGCCCGGCCGGCGCCGATGATCGAGGTCCAGGGCGTGTCGAAGCGCTACGGCGCCGAGGAGGCGGTCTCGGCGGCCGATTTTACGATCGAGCGGGGGATCGTCTTCGGCCTCGTCGGGTCGGACGGGGCCGGAAAGACCACGCTCCTGCGCATGATGGCCACGATGCTCAAACCCGACACGGGACGGATCGTCATCGGCGGATTCGACGCCGTCCGCGAGCGGAACCGGGTCAAGCGGCTGATCGGCTACATGCCGCAGCGCTTTGGACTCTATCAGGACCTCACCGTGGAGGAAAACCTCGACTTCTTCATGGACATCTACGGCATCCCCGGGCGTCTTCGCGCCTCGAAGCGCGAAAGCCTCCTCGGGTTCTCGAACCTTCTGTCCTTCGTCGAACGTCAGGCCCGGCACCTTTCGGGCGGCATGAAACAGAAGCTCGGACTGGCCTGCGTCCTCGTCCACGAGCCGGAGGTCCTCATCCTCGACGAGCCGACCAACGGGGTCGACCCCGTCTCCCGGATGGAATTCTGGGAAATCCTCACGGAAAGACGCGCCCAGGGCATGACCGTCGTAGTCTCGACCGCCTACCTCGACGAGGCGAGGAAGTGCGACCGCATCCTCCTCATGCACCGCTCGCGCATCCTCGCCGAGGCCGCCCCGGACACCCTGTACGAAGGCTTTGCCGACCTCGAATCCGCGATCATCCACCGCATCCGGGATATCGACGAGGGTCCTGAACATGGCCAATTCGAACACTGA
- a CDS encoding ABC transporter ATP-binding protein produces MANSNTDAVRVKDLVKRFGAFTAVAGISFSVKRGEIFGLLGPNGAGKSTTIRMLCGIIRPTSGEGHVAGYDLFTESERIKEHIGYMSQRFSLYEDLTPFENIRFYLGIYNVPVQSWPEKIDRTLAMTRLEDARNRLTRDLPPGLRQRLALGCALLHQPAVLFLDEPTSGVDPLTRRRFWEFIRELAEGGVTVFVTTHYMDEAEHCGRIVMIHDGVIVAEGSPAAIIAEHLPEGGGGLNEAFVALMRRRRP; encoded by the coding sequence ATGGCCAATTCGAACACTGATGCGGTCCGCGTCAAGGATCTCGTCAAACGCTTCGGGGCCTTCACGGCCGTCGCCGGCATATCCTTCTCCGTCAAGCGGGGCGAGATCTTTGGACTCCTCGGCCCGAACGGCGCCGGCAAATCGACGACGATCCGCATGCTATGCGGCATCATCCGGCCCACCTCCGGCGAGGGGCACGTCGCCGGATACGACCTCTTCACCGAGTCCGAGCGGATCAAGGAGCACATCGGATACATGTCCCAGCGGTTCTCGCTCTACGAGGACTTGACGCCCTTCGAGAACATCCGCTTCTATCTCGGCATCTACAACGTGCCGGTGCAAAGCTGGCCCGAGAAGATCGACCGGACCCTCGCCATGACCCGCCTTGAGGACGCCCGCAACCGCTTGACCCGCGACCTGCCCCCCGGCCTCCGGCAGCGGCTCGCCCTCGGATGCGCCCTCCTCCACCAGCCCGCCGTGCTGTTCCTGGACGAGCCGACCTCCGGGGTCGACCCTCTCACCCGCCGCCGCTTCTGGGAGTTCATCCGGGAGCTGGCGGAGGGCGGCGTGACGGTCTTCGTCACGACCCACTACATGGACGAGGCCGAACACTGCGGACGGATCGTCATGATCCACGACGGGGTGATCGTCGCGGAGGGCTCCCCGGCCGCCATTATCGCCGAGCACCTGCCGGAGGGCGGAGGAGGACTGAACGAGGCCTTCGTGGCCCTGATGCGGAGGAGGCGTCCATGA
- a CDS encoding ABC transporter permease, protein MRPAAARAIARKEYYHLIRDFRSLYLAFAIPLLLILIFGYALSLDVENVRTMVVDYDRTPLSRDLIQRLDATVAFRVVAHLPRSEDLAAELDAGRTTLGIVIPPGWSAELRADRQAPLQVLIDGSDPNFAGITKSYAEAFIQGYNLARLQAFLDRSGMGPIDIPVEGRVRVWFNEDLESRNFIVPGIIAIIIMIVGAMLTSLVIAKEYEDGTMETIRSLPVTALEFLLGKAAPYFFIALVDVLIAVLMGQVLFGVVMKSSFWLMILASAVYLCVALSLGFLISILTKSQLVANQLAVLVTYLPSLLLSDFVFPVVNMPPLLQKVTAVVPATYFIDIMNGLYLRELGLAHLWTSYAVLLGMFAALGIGTLLALKREGL, encoded by the coding sequence ATGAGGCCCGCCGCCGCCAGGGCCATCGCCCGCAAGGAATACTATCACCTGATACGGGACTTCCGCAGCCTCTACCTGGCCTTCGCCATCCCCCTGCTCCTGATCCTGATCTTCGGCTACGCCCTCAGCCTCGACGTCGAAAACGTGCGCACGATGGTCGTCGACTACGACCGGACGCCGCTTTCCCGCGACCTGATCCAGCGCCTCGACGCCACGGTCGCCTTCCGCGTCGTGGCGCACCTCCCTCGCAGCGAGGACCTCGCGGCCGAACTCGATGCAGGGCGGACCACCCTCGGAATCGTGATCCCGCCCGGCTGGAGCGCGGAGCTCCGGGCCGATCGCCAGGCGCCGCTCCAGGTCCTCATCGACGGGAGCGACCCCAACTTCGCCGGCATCACCAAGAGCTACGCGGAGGCGTTCATCCAGGGATACAACCTCGCCCGGCTTCAGGCCTTTCTCGACCGCAGCGGCATGGGCCCCATCGACATCCCGGTCGAGGGCCGCGTACGGGTCTGGTTCAACGAGGACCTGGAGAGCCGGAATTTCATCGTGCCGGGGATCATCGCCATCATCATCATGATCGTGGGCGCCATGCTGACGAGCCTGGTGATCGCGAAGGAATACGAAGACGGCACCATGGAGACGATCCGCTCCCTGCCTGTGACCGCCCTCGAGTTCCTCCTCGGAAAAGCGGCCCCCTACTTCTTCATCGCGCTCGTCGACGTCCTGATCGCGGTCCTGATGGGCCAGGTCCTCTTCGGCGTCGTCATGAAATCGAGCTTCTGGCTGATGATCCTGGCCTCGGCCGTCTATCTCTGCGTCGCCCTCAGCCTGGGCTTCCTGATCTCCATCCTGACGAAGTCCCAACTCGTCGCTAACCAGCTGGCGGTGCTCGTGACCTACCTGCCTTCGCTCCTCCTCTCCGACTTCGTCTTCCCGGTCGTCAACATGCCTCCGCTCCTCCAGAAGGTCACCGCGGTCGTGCCGGCGACCTATTTCATCGACATCATGAACGGCCTCTACCTCCGGGAACTCGGGTTGGCCCATCTCTGGACCAGCTATGCCGTGCTGCTCGGGATGTTCGCCGCCCTCGGGATCGGCACGCTCCTGGCGCTCAAACGGGAAGGACTCTGA
- a CDS encoding ABC transporter permease: protein MKRLRIRELVRKEFIQLFRDRKNRPLLIITPLVQLILFGYVVSTDVRDIRLALVDQSRTVESRMLQDAYDANETFRILLFPDDTRGLEQALLERRVDMAVVIPPDFSATLRSGRTADVQILVDGSMSNMASVRISHTLTALQGLNDRFVRELYPQHLEYGRIDGRIRTWYNPNLDSQYFYVPGIVAFLIMLLTLLFTSMAIIREREAGTMEQLIVTPLTSSEWILGKTIPYILIAQAQMLGVTIFAVWWFEVPMVGSAPLLFGATCLFLLSTLGIGLFISTISTTQQQAMMTTFFFMVPFFMLSGFVFPISNMPLPVQWFTHLNPLRHFLVIIRGIFLKGTGFETLWPQFAALALLGTAVFAAAVGRFSKHLD from the coding sequence ATGAAGAGATTGCGGATCAGGGAACTCGTCAGGAAGGAATTCATCCAGCTGTTCCGGGACCGCAAGAACCGGCCGCTGCTGATCATCACGCCCCTCGTGCAGCTGATCCTCTTCGGCTACGTCGTCAGCACGGACGTCAGGGACATCCGCCTCGCCCTGGTCGACCAGAGCCGCACCGTCGAAAGCCGCATGCTGCAGGATGCCTACGATGCCAACGAGACCTTCCGCATCCTCCTCTTTCCGGACGACACCCGGGGACTGGAGCAGGCCCTGCTCGAACGGCGCGTCGACATGGCGGTGGTCATCCCGCCGGATTTCAGCGCGACGCTCCGCTCGGGCCGGACGGCCGATGTGCAGATCCTCGTCGACGGCAGCATGAGCAACATGGCCTCGGTGCGCATCTCCCACACCCTCACCGCCCTCCAGGGGCTGAACGACCGCTTCGTCCGGGAGCTCTACCCACAGCACCTCGAATACGGCCGGATCGACGGGCGCATCCGCACCTGGTACAACCCGAACCTCGACAGCCAATACTTCTATGTCCCCGGCATCGTGGCCTTCCTGATCATGCTCTTGACCCTGCTTTTCACCTCGATGGCCATCATCCGCGAGCGGGAGGCCGGCACGATGGAGCAGTTGATCGTCACCCCGCTGACCTCCTCCGAGTGGATCCTCGGCAAGACCATCCCCTACATCCTGATCGCCCAGGCCCAGATGCTGGGGGTCACGATCTTCGCCGTGTGGTGGTTCGAGGTCCCCATGGTCGGGAGCGCGCCCCTGCTCTTCGGCGCCACCTGCCTCTTTCTCCTGAGCACGCTCGGGATCGGGCTTTTCATCTCTACCATCTCCACCACTCAGCAGCAGGCCATGATGACCACCTTCTTCTTCATGGTCCCGTTCTTCATGCTGAGCGGGTTCGTCTTCCCCATCTCGAACATGCCCCTGCCCGTGCAGTGGTTCACCCACCTGAACCCGCTCAGGCATTTCCTGGTCATCATCCGCGGCATCTTCCTCAAGGGGACCGGCTTCGAGACGCTTTGGCCCCAATTCGCCGCGCTGGCGCTTCTGGGCACAGCTGTCTTCGCGGCGGCGGTCGGCCGTTTCAGCAAGCACCTCGACTGA
- a CDS encoding LysM peptidoglycan-binding domain-containing protein, whose translation MLKDKDRDLDEMEEETTEAFDYADRDDRSRMGPAGSSPGGSLLKPILIAAVGLMLLIIVLLVLSSRGRNDIKLEEKVAALEAKIAQMEGQTGKWTGLSDRLAALEQEQASVKDFVSQLNRNQQDIGSQLQGLAREVESASRQAARPAAPKAAAKPAPAPKAAAKPAATASSRVYTVEPGDTLYRIGLKHNLSVDKLRQLNGLTAQDVIQPGQKLKVSP comes from the coding sequence ATGTTGAAAGACAAGGATAGGGATCTGGACGAGATGGAAGAGGAAACCACCGAGGCATTCGATTACGCGGACAGGGATGACCGGAGCAGAATGGGGCCGGCAGGATCCTCCCCGGGCGGGTCTCTGCTCAAGCCCATCCTGATCGCCGCAGTGGGGCTGATGCTGCTGATCATCGTGCTTCTGGTCCTGAGCAGCCGCGGGCGGAACGACATCAAGCTCGAGGAAAAGGTGGCGGCCCTGGAGGCGAAGATCGCCCAGATGGAGGGGCAGACGGGCAAGTGGACCGGGCTTTCGGACCGGCTTGCCGCGCTCGAGCAGGAGCAGGCCTCGGTGAAGGATTTTGTTTCCCAGCTGAACCGGAACCAGCAGGACATCGGTTCGCAGCTGCAGGGCCTCGCGCGAGAGGTCGAATCAGCCTCCCGTCAGGCTGCCCGGCCTGCAGCCCCAAAGGCGGCCGCCAAACCGGCCCCGGCTCCCAAGGCGGCTGCCAAGCCTGCCGCCACGGCGTCCTCCCGCGTCTATACGGTCGAGCCGGGGGACACCCTTTACCGTATCGGCCTGAAACACAACCTGAGCGTCGACAAGCTGCGGCAGCTCAACGGTCTGACGGCGCAGGACGTCATCCAGCCGGGGCAGAAGCTGAAGGTGTCGCCTTAG